A genomic segment from Aridibaculum aurantiacum encodes:
- a CDS encoding TonB-dependent receptor: protein MKAFLTILIIGLVFCNELHAQKVQGTLKGKVQDSTQLQVLKDATITVYRTKDSVVVASSLSKEDGDFQVDKLPYGEYTYNISFYGYAEVEQQFKIDAEQPVHDAGKIFLLNKISYLDEVIVRTAPVSIKGDTTEFTAGAFKTIPNASAEDLLKKLPGVEVDRDGTVKTQGEPITRVLVDGKAFFGNDAKMATRNLPADVIDKVQVIDALSEQSEFNGFDDGQRIKTLNIVTKKDKRKGAFGKGSVAAGNEGRYAASGNVNYFNGNQQVSVFGQSNNVNNQSFQGDDGGGGRGRAGITTTLAAGANYNDLWSKNTKVNGSYFVNRIRTENNRDRFRETFVANDSSLFRSNINQISTTNINHRLNFEIDQRFGEQTSILFRPSVSLNEGGNNNLSYSRTTKGRALELNNVASTVGSESFGYNTNNSLLLRHRFKKQGRSFSVNLTHAANSNDADGTNYSISSSSSRGNDTINQVSMNNRGGNSFGSNLSFTERISSKSQLELNYNYNFNESFSDQQTFRLNRFTNKHDVEVNNLTNKFENSNQTHRGAVNYRVQMSRMLSYTVGFAVQNANLVSNNISKERYQSYSFNNYFPTASLQYRKGRTLNLRFNYRGSTRQPNINQLQDVVDNANVLNIRSGNPLLRQEFHNNMVLNFTTYSTARLSSFGVNLNANMISNKISNTNTINTTGDTIIVDGFKLGPGAQFSKPQNLNGAYNLNGNINYSFPLKNPKSTISLNTRFSHGRDVNLVNSTETFINNYTIGQTVRLTMNLKERFDLNFASTSTFNFVRYSLQAERNGDFFQQQLSVEPTYVTKDGWLASVDFDYLLNRGQSAGFNQGVPLVNMAIAKTFLKAKRGELRLSVFDLLNMNQSLTRNVEQNFIEDVRTQVLTRYFLLSFTYNLRRFSGGGGGRPSMGGRRNTVGQ from the coding sequence ATGAAAGCTTTTCTAACTATACTTATTATTGGTCTTGTTTTTTGTAATGAGCTGCACGCGCAGAAAGTACAAGGTACGCTTAAGGGTAAAGTACAAGACTCAACACAACTACAAGTTTTAAAAGATGCTACCATCACTGTATACCGTACAAAGGACTCAGTGGTTGTAGCATCTTCTCTTTCTAAAGAAGATGGAGATTTCCAGGTAGACAAACTTCCTTATGGTGAATACACCTACAACATTTCTTTTTACGGGTATGCTGAGGTAGAGCAGCAATTTAAAATTGACGCCGAGCAACCGGTTCACGATGCAGGTAAGATTTTCCTGCTAAATAAGATTAGCTACCTGGATGAAGTAATTGTGCGGACAGCACCCGTTTCCATAAAAGGTGATACTACAGAATTTACAGCCGGTGCTTTTAAAACCATACCTAATGCTTCTGCCGAAGACCTGCTGAAGAAACTGCCGGGGGTAGAAGTAGATCGTGATGGAACAGTAAAAACACAAGGAGAACCAATAACCCGTGTTCTGGTAGATGGTAAAGCGTTTTTTGGTAATGATGCTAAAATGGCAACGAGAAATCTTCCTGCAGATGTAATAGATAAAGTGCAGGTTATAGATGCACTCAGCGAACAAAGCGAGTTCAATGGCTTTGATGACGGACAGCGTATCAAAACCTTGAACATTGTAACAAAAAAAGACAAACGCAAAGGCGCATTTGGTAAGGGTAGTGTAGCAGCAGGTAATGAAGGTAGGTATGCTGCATCGGGTAATGTGAACTACTTCAACGGCAACCAGCAGGTTTCGGTTTTTGGTCAATCCAACAACGTGAACAACCAGAGCTTCCAGGGTGATGATGGTGGCGGAGGTAGAGGCAGAGCCGGTATAACAACTACATTGGCCGCAGGTGCTAATTACAATGATCTATGGTCGAAAAACACTAAAGTAAACGGTAGCTATTTTGTAAACAGGATCAGGACAGAGAACAACCGCGACAGGTTTAGAGAAACATTTGTAGCAAATGATTCCTCTTTGTTTAGATCTAACATCAACCAGATCTCCACAACAAATATCAACCACCGCCTCAACTTCGAGATAGACCAGAGGTTTGGAGAACAGACATCTATCTTATTCAGACCTTCTGTTAGTTTGAATGAAGGTGGCAACAATAATCTTTCTTATTCACGAACTACAAAGGGACGAGCCTTAGAATTGAATAATGTAGCCTCTACAGTTGGATCAGAAAGTTTTGGCTACAATACCAATAATAGCCTGTTACTTAGGCACAGGTTCAAAAAGCAGGGAAGATCTTTTAGCGTTAACCTTACACATGCGGCTAACAGCAACGATGCAGATGGAACGAACTATAGCATCAGCAGTAGCTCCAGCAGGGGAAATGATACCATCAACCAGGTATCAATGAACAACAGGGGCGGTAACAGCTTTGGTTCTAATCTATCATTTACAGAAAGAATAAGTAGTAAATCTCAACTGGAACTTAACTATAACTACAACTTCAACGAGAGCTTTTCTGACCAGCAAACCTTTAGGTTAAACAGGTTCACCAACAAGCATGATGTAGAAGTGAACAACCTCACCAACAAGTTTGAGAACAGCAATCAAACGCATCGTGGAGCGGTGAACTATCGTGTACAAATGAGCAGGATGCTTTCTTACACTGTAGGATTTGCTGTTCAAAATGCAAACCTGGTAAGCAATAATATTTCAAAGGAGCGGTACCAATCGTACTCGTTCAATAACTACTTTCCTACGGCAAGTTTGCAGTACCGAAAAGGCAGAACCCTCAACCTGAGATTTAACTACAGGGGAAGCACCCGCCAGCCAAACATCAACCAATTGCAGGATGTAGTAGACAATGCAAATGTGCTAAACATAAGAAGCGGAAACCCGTTGCTACGCCAGGAGTTTCACAACAACATGGTGCTGAATTTTACAACCTATAGTACTGCCCGCCTTAGCAGCTTTGGTGTAAACCTGAATGCGAATATGATCTCTAATAAGATCTCAAATACAAATACCATCAACACGACCGGTGATACCATCATAGTGGATGGATTTAAACTTGGTCCGGGTGCACAATTCTCGAAGCCGCAAAACCTGAATGGAGCTTACAACCTGAACGGTAACATTAACTATAGCTTCCCGCTAAAGAACCCAAAGTCTACCATTAGTCTGAACACACGGTTTAGCCATGGCAGAGATGTAAACCTGGTAAACAGCACAGAGACGTTTATTAATAATTACACTATTGGACAAACGGTGCGTTTAACAATGAACCTGAAGGAGCGCTTCGACCTGAACTTCGCCAGCACCTCTACTTTTAACTTTGTCCGCTATTCATTGCAGGCAGAAAGAAACGGTGATTTTTTCCAGCAGCAGTTATCGGTAGAACCTACTTATGTAACAAAGGATGGTTGGTTGGCTTCAGTTGATTTTGATTACCTGCTAAACAGGGGACAATCTGCCGGCTTCAACCAGGGCGTGCCTTTGGTGAATATGGCTATTGCAAAAACATTTTTGAAAGCAAAACGCGGCGAACTGAGGCTGAGTGTTTTTGACCTGCTAAATATGAACCAAAGCCTTACCCGTAACGTAGAGCAGAATTTTATTGAAGATGTACGGACACAGGTGCTTACCCGCTATTTCTTGCTTAGCTTCACTTACAATTTAAGGAGGTTTTCAGGAGGAGGTGGCGGCAGACCATCTATGGGAGGAAGGAGAAATACAGTGGGACAATAA
- a CDS encoding (Fe-S)-binding protein, translating into MKVALFIPCYVDQFYPQVAIATMQLLQKFGCEVTYPLDQTCCGQPMANAGYEHLTGSCNKNFINNFKDADYIVGPTGSCVTHIKDHLHDDAQEAAATHIRKHVYELTEFMVDVLKVEHIDAYFPHRVGMHQSCHGLRMLHLGSMSEKVTPHFSKAEQLLQHVKGLELSYPTRTDECCGFGGTFCVTEEAVSVRMGKDRIEDHSVNDVEYITGGDMSCLMHLEGILKKQRSHVKVIHLAEILNANVADKLPGKEAGKQQEVVNA; encoded by the coding sequence ATGAAGGTTGCGCTTTTTATTCCATGCTATGTTGACCAGTTTTACCCGCAGGTAGCTATTGCTACTATGCAATTACTACAAAAGTTTGGCTGCGAGGTTACTTACCCGCTTGATCAGACTTGTTGTGGCCAACCAATGGCCAATGCAGGTTACGAACATCTTACAGGCTCGTGCAATAAAAACTTCATCAACAATTTTAAAGATGCTGATTATATAGTTGGCCCAACGGGAAGCTGTGTAACACATATAAAAGATCACCTGCACGATGATGCGCAGGAAGCAGCAGCCACACATATCCGCAAGCATGTGTACGAGCTTACAGAATTCATGGTAGATGTGTTGAAAGTAGAACACATAGATGCATACTTTCCGCATAGGGTAGGGATGCACCAAAGCTGCCATGGTTTACGCATGCTTCACCTGGGTTCTATGTCAGAAAAAGTAACACCACATTTTTCAAAGGCCGAACAACTACTACAGCATGTAAAAGGACTGGAGCTTTCTTATCCTACCCGCACAGATGAATGCTGTGGCTTTGGCGGTACGTTTTGCGTTACCGAAGAAGCAGTATCAGTACGGATGGGTAAAGACAGGATAGAGGATCACAGTGTGAATGATGTAGAATATATAACCGGTGGCGATATGAGTTGCCTGATGCACCTGGAAGGCATTTTGAAAAAGCAACGGAGCCACGTGAAGGTGATACATTTAGCCGAAATACTCAACGCCAACGTTGCAGATAAACTACCGGGGAAAGAAGCAGGTAAGCAGCAGGAGGTGGTAAATGCATAA
- a CDS encoding alpha-L-arabinofuranosidase C-terminal domain-containing protein codes for MLVKNISVVAAFVASVCIMPAQAQNNTIVVKANQLKADIQPTMWGVFFEDINMSADGGIYAELVKNRSFEFLKPLAGWTFKGKERKEGDLLILNRQDKQTNNPRFIQVNPNHTAKGDFGIINEGFRGMGIKQGLRYDFSMLYRQPAAGVKVHVELLNAKNEVIGKTTISPVATGKEWRKLEASLEATATEPKGTLAVWFEGSGQMDLDMISLFPGDTWKGRKGGMRADMVQMLADLKPGFLRFPGGCIVEGYDLSQRYQWKKTIGPIEERQLLINRWNFEFAHRPTPDYFQTFGLGFFEYFQLAEDIGAEPLPILNCGMACQFNTAEMVPLDQLDPYVQDALDLIEFANGDASTKWGKVRAQMGHPEPFNLKLLGIGNENWGPQYIDRLQVFTKAIKEKYPKMQLITSAGTDPDGERFDYLNGQLRKMNADIIDEHYYRRPEWFLQNAARYDNYDRNGSKVFAGEYAAQSDKTVSIHNKNNWRAALAEASFMTGLERNADVVVMASYAPLFAHVDGWQWTPDMIWIDNLHVVGTPNYYVQKMFSTNRGTHIVPILKNNAPLAGQDSLYASASVDKTTNELIIKLVNVSANGLQQEIKLDGVSKLSGNARHYVMKASGLDVENSLKEPLAIVPVEEQWKASGKSLKVNLAPHSVNVIRVKHLDLVSFKKAGKME; via the coding sequence ATGCTAGTGAAAAACATTTCCGTAGTTGCTGCTTTTGTGGCTTCTGTATGTATTATGCCTGCACAGGCACAAAATAATACCATCGTTGTAAAGGCAAACCAGTTGAAGGCAGATATACAACCCACTATGTGGGGAGTATTTTTTGAAGACATCAATATGAGTGCAGATGGTGGTATATACGCCGAGTTGGTGAAGAACCGCTCCTTTGAATTTTTGAAACCATTAGCTGGCTGGACCTTTAAAGGAAAGGAAAGAAAAGAAGGAGACCTATTGATATTGAACCGCCAGGACAAACAAACCAACAACCCACGTTTCATCCAGGTAAATCCAAACCATACAGCAAAAGGCGATTTTGGGATCATAAACGAAGGATTTCGCGGGATGGGCATCAAGCAAGGCTTGCGCTACGACTTCTCAATGTTGTACAGGCAGCCTGCTGCCGGGGTGAAGGTGCACGTGGAGCTGTTGAATGCAAAGAACGAAGTGATAGGAAAAACGACCATTTCGCCAGTAGCCACAGGAAAGGAGTGGAGAAAGCTTGAAGCCAGTTTGGAAGCAACAGCAACAGAGCCCAAAGGCACTTTAGCTGTTTGGTTCGAAGGTAGCGGCCAAATGGATCTTGATATGATCTCGTTGTTTCCTGGCGATACATGGAAAGGCCGTAAGGGTGGTATGCGTGCCGATATGGTGCAAATGCTCGCTGACCTAAAGCCTGGTTTCCTTCGCTTTCCCGGAGGTTGTATTGTAGAGGGATATGATCTTTCGCAGCGTTATCAATGGAAGAAAACGATTGGCCCAATAGAAGAACGCCAGTTGCTGATCAACCGCTGGAATTTTGAATTTGCACATCGGCCAACGCCGGATTACTTCCAAACTTTTGGACTTGGTTTCTTCGAATATTTCCAATTGGCTGAAGATATAGGTGCAGAGCCACTGCCAATTTTAAACTGTGGTATGGCCTGCCAGTTCAATACAGCAGAGATGGTACCTCTGGACCAATTGGATCCTTATGTACAAGACGCACTCGACTTAATAGAATTTGCCAATGGCGATGCATCTACTAAATGGGGTAAGGTGCGTGCACAGATGGGACATCCTGAGCCATTCAATCTAAAACTGTTGGGCATAGGCAATGAGAACTGGGGACCACAATACATCGACCGGCTCCAGGTGTTTACCAAAGCCATCAAGGAGAAATATCCAAAGATGCAGCTCATCACTTCAGCAGGTACTGATCCTGATGGAGAACGTTTCGATTACCTGAACGGCCAGTTGAGAAAGATGAATGCTGACATCATTGATGAACATTACTATCGTCGCCCGGAGTGGTTCCTGCAAAATGCAGCCCGCTACGACAACTACGACAGGAATGGCTCTAAAGTATTTGCCGGTGAGTATGCCGCACAGAGTGACAAAACAGTAAGCATCCACAACAAGAATAACTGGCGTGCAGCACTTGCAGAGGCTTCATTTATGACCGGGCTTGAAAGGAATGCTGACGTAGTGGTAATGGCATCATACGCACCATTGTTTGCACACGTAGATGGTTGGCAGTGGACGCCTGATATGATCTGGATAGACAACCTGCATGTAGTGGGCACACCTAACTACTATGTACAAAAAATGTTTTCAACTAACAGAGGTACGCATATCGTTCCTATTCTTAAAAACAATGCACCGCTGGCTGGCCAGGATAGCTTGTATGCTTCAGCATCTGTTGATAAGACAACCAATGAGCTTATCATAAAACTGGTCAACGTTTCAGCCAACGGACTGCAGCAAGAGATAAAGCTGGACGGTGTAAGTAAGCTTTCCGGGAATGCAAGACATTATGTGATGAAAGCCAGTGGACTTGATGTTGAGAATTCATTGAAAGAACCTTTAGCTATTGTGCCTGTAGAAGAGCAGTGGAAGGCTAGTGGAAAAAGCCTGAAGGTGAACCTTGCACCGCATTCTGTAAATGTTATTCGCGTCAAACATCTCGATCTTGTAAGCTTTAAGAAAGCAGGCAAGATGGAATAA
- a CDS encoding arabinan endo-1,5-alpha-L-arabinosidase has translation MANNQVSTIASFFVLPFFLLGSVSCKKEAASSGQEPTVPITTPFDLNSIKDNYEDVAPFSSYLRWGSHNVHDPSIQKFGDYYYCYSTDAAYGVDVRPGLQIRRSKDLVDWKYIGWVFNGLPAQGAQFIQSKGGTPFNSLWAPYALKVGNEYRLYYSLSSPTPRLSVIGLATSANPEGPWTEKGLVVTSTDDNSRQTNAIDPAVITTAAGEQFMYYGSAWDGIYVLKLNPATGLALSPGDKGTRVANRGFTNGRYNGNIEGPEVIYNPTLNKYYMFIAYDWLETKYNTRVCRADNPMGPFYDFNGIDANTNIDHGPMIIAPYQFMGHGGYQGVSHNAVFTDGSNNYFYASQARPTVNRFFMNLHVRKIFWTQDGWPVVSPQRYAWEDNSTVAADSLAGNWEQIIFGYRVVPGYANEQTSPDLQSAVSLTIAANGTLNGDANSRWTYNAPWLELKWSNGFTDKVFVQKGRDWENKKPTIIFSGLNNQGTAIWGKKK, from the coding sequence ATGGCTAACAATCAAGTCTCAACAATAGCTTCCTTCTTCGTACTGCCATTCTTCCTGCTAGGATCCGTGTCATGCAAAAAAGAAGCGGCCTCTTCTGGCCAGGAACCTACAGTTCCCATAACCACTCCATTTGATCTTAATTCCATAAAAGACAACTACGAAGATGTAGCGCCCTTTTCCAGCTACCTGCGTTGGGGCTCGCATAATGTGCACGATCCGTCTATCCAGAAGTTTGGCGACTACTACTATTGCTATAGTACAGATGCCGCTTATGGTGTAGATGTAAGACCTGGTTTGCAAATAAGAAGATCAAAGGACCTGGTAGACTGGAAGTATATCGGGTGGGTATTCAATGGTCTTCCTGCGCAGGGTGCACAGTTCATACAATCTAAAGGCGGCACACCTTTCAATAGTTTGTGGGCGCCATACGCGTTGAAAGTAGGAAATGAATACAGGTTGTACTACTCGCTGTCTTCACCTACACCACGATTAAGCGTAATTGGCCTGGCTACATCCGCCAATCCTGAAGGCCCATGGACAGAGAAAGGTTTGGTAGTAACATCAACTGATGACAACAGCAGGCAGACAAATGCTATTGATCCAGCAGTCATCACTACAGCTGCCGGCGAACAATTCATGTATTATGGTTCTGCATGGGATGGTATCTATGTTTTGAAGCTTAACCCGGCTACTGGTCTTGCCCTCTCTCCCGGCGATAAAGGCACACGGGTAGCGAACCGCGGTTTCACCAATGGCAGGTACAATGGTAACATTGAAGGACCAGAGGTTATCTACAATCCTACGCTGAATAAATACTACATGTTCATTGCATACGATTGGCTGGAAACAAAATACAATACCCGCGTATGCAGGGCAGATAATCCTATGGGACCTTTCTACGACTTCAATGGCATAGATGCCAATACCAACATAGATCACGGACCAATGATCATTGCACCTTACCAGTTCATGGGGCATGGTGGCTACCAGGGAGTATCGCACAATGCAGTATTCACCGATGGAAGCAACAATTACTTCTATGCCTCACAGGCAAGGCCTACAGTCAACAGGTTTTTTATGAACCTTCATGTTCGTAAGATCTTCTGGACACAAGATGGGTGGCCGGTTGTATCGCCACAGCGTTATGCCTGGGAAGACAACAGTACCGTAGCCGCAGATAGCCTGGCTGGCAACTGGGAGCAGATCATATTTGGATATCGTGTTGTGCCAGGTTATGCTAACGAACAAACATCACCCGATCTACAGTCAGCTGTTTCACTAACCATAGCTGCCAATGGCACCCTGAATGGTGATGCCAACAGTAGGTGGACCTACAACGCGCCTTGGTTAGAACTGAAGTGGAGCAATGGCTTTACTGATAAAGTTTTTGTACAAAAAGGAAGGGATTGGGAAAACAAAAAACCAACCATCATCTTCTCGGGCCTCAACAACCAAGGGACTGCTATCTGGGGTAAGAAGAAATGA
- a CDS encoding alpha-N-arabinofuranosidase, which yields MKKVFALALFKGIIIASVIGQTNTLVLHAGKSQNTISKHIYGHFAEHLGRCIYDGFYVGEGNTRIPNTAGVRNDVVNALKALKIPNLRWPGGCFADTYHWKDGIGSKKDRPKMVNAWWGGVTEDNSFGTHDFLNMCELLNTEPYLAANVGSGTVQELIDWVQYVNYSTESPMSNLRKQNGRDKPWNVKFWGVGNETWGCGGNMKPDYYADLYRKYATFMTDWTNSSGIFRVASGANSADYNWTEVLMKNIPVQMLEGVALHHYSFVEWTKKGDAVDFNEQQYFKTMKTALFMDTLIRKHSAIMDKYDPAKKVALVVDEWGGWYEVEKGTNPAFLYQQNTMRDAMIAGTTLNIFNNHSDRVRMANLAQTVNVLQSVILTNGEKMLLTPTYHVLEMYNVHQDAKLLPLDITSKDYVLGGEKLAAVSASASKDSIGRTHISLVNIDPAASQDVSIDIRDAKFSSVKGRILAAKNLQDHNTFDNADKIKPVAFTGASIKGNMLQVKMPPASVIVLELK from the coding sequence ATGAAGAAGGTTTTTGCGCTGGCTTTGTTCAAAGGGATAATAATTGCCTCGGTAATAGGACAAACAAACACGCTGGTGCTACATGCGGGAAAGTCTCAGAATACCATCAGCAAGCATATCTATGGACATTTCGCAGAGCATCTTGGCAGGTGTATCTACGATGGTTTTTATGTAGGCGAAGGAAATACACGCATACCCAATACCGCTGGTGTTCGTAATGATGTAGTAAACGCATTGAAGGCTCTTAAGATCCCCAACCTACGCTGGCCGGGTGGCTGTTTTGCCGATACCTACCATTGGAAAGATGGCATTGGTAGCAAGAAAGACAGGCCGAAGATGGTAAATGCTTGGTGGGGTGGCGTGACAGAAGACAATAGCTTCGGCACGCATGATTTCCTAAACATGTGTGAGCTGTTGAATACAGAGCCTTACCTGGCTGCAAACGTAGGCAGCGGTACGGTACAGGAACTGATAGACTGGGTGCAGTACGTTAACTATTCTACCGAAAGTCCTATGTCGAACCTGCGCAAACAAAACGGCAGGGACAAGCCATGGAATGTAAAATTCTGGGGTGTAGGTAACGAGACCTGGGGCTGTGGTGGTAATATGAAACCTGATTATTACGCAGATCTCTATCGCAAGTACGCCACCTTTATGACCGACTGGACCAATAGCAGCGGCATCTTTAGAGTGGCTTCCGGGGCTAACTCAGCAGATTATAACTGGACAGAGGTTCTAATGAAAAACATACCTGTTCAAATGCTGGAGGGCGTTGCCTTGCATCATTATTCTTTTGTGGAATGGACGAAGAAAGGTGATGCAGTTGACTTCAATGAACAACAGTATTTCAAAACCATGAAGACGGCGTTGTTCATGGATACGCTTATCCGGAAACATTCGGCCATCATGGATAAATATGATCCTGCAAAAAAAGTGGCTTTGGTAGTAGACGAATGGGGTGGTTGGTACGAAGTAGAAAAAGGAACCAATCCTGCATTCCTCTATCAACAGAACACGATGCGTGATGCTATGATCGCAGGTACTACGCTCAACATTTTTAATAACCATAGCGACAGGGTGCGCATGGCCAACCTGGCACAAACAGTAAATGTGCTGCAATCCGTTATTCTTACCAATGGTGAAAAGATGTTGCTGACACCAACTTACCACGTACTGGAAATGTATAATGTGCACCAGGATGCAAAGCTGCTGCCGCTTGACATAACAAGCAAAGACTATGTACTTGGTGGAGAGAAGCTTGCTGCTGTTTCCGCATCAGCCTCCAAAGACTCTATAGGTCGTACGCACATCTCGTTGGTGAACATAGATCCCGCTGCATCACAAGATGTTTCTATAGATATACGTGATGCTAAATTTTCTTCTGTAAAAGGAAGAATACTGGCTGCCAAAAACCTGCAGGATCATAACACTTTTGATAATGCTGATAAGATAAAGCCCGTTGCCTTTACCGGTGCAAGCATTAAAGGAAACATGCTGCAGGTGAAGATGCCTCCTGCTTCGGTAATAGTTTTAGAACTAAAATAA
- a CDS encoding RagB/SusD family nutrient uptake outer membrane protein gives MKQNKLLYIILAAGMLAGCRKELDQVNPNQQTSESFWKTQDDAMKGVNAAYSSLLPDGGYMRCTPLMLDTRADDCRSNSPWDQMYNSGKFALQPGNDAIYGWAYETYYQGVFRCNQVLQHVPGIEMDQALKNRLLGQAYFLRGLYFYHLVNFWGNVPLPLTTASEIGSYKIPQSTPEQGWNQVISDFTKAAEMLPARYATLTGPDKGDLGRATKGAAMAFLGKAYLFNKKYTEAAAQFKAIMDMNLYSLVPNYRDNFTEVSENNSESLFEVQFSRDAGGRDLGWGGPPQPGWGKTSARAITYAPRGFGWTDVQPTRTVLNDFRLEKTVDNKVDPRLLSTIFYNDTVDTKLPTTPMYQTTFQAHYANNAADRNDLYCKKYQNYLGNRPDEFDWRSGINERIMRYADVLLMYAECLNEMGQTNAAYPIIQQVRSRVNLPNLATVKPNMTQAQMRDQLAHERLLEFSQEGHRFDDIRRWGWLQDPSKLALLKQRDPEFNTYAPGREYFPLPQREIDLNPGYKQNPGY, from the coding sequence ATGAAACAGAACAAACTTCTATACATAATACTGGCTGCCGGCATGCTGGCAGGCTGCCGCAAAGAACTTGACCAGGTAAATCCAAATCAACAAACTTCAGAAAGCTTCTGGAAGACACAGGATGATGCTATGAAAGGCGTGAACGCAGCTTATAGCAGCTTATTACCCGATGGTGGTTATATGCGCTGTACGCCATTGATGCTCGACACAAGGGCCGATGATTGCAGAAGCAACAGCCCATGGGACCAGATGTACAATTCAGGAAAATTTGCTTTACAACCAGGCAATGATGCAATTTACGGATGGGCATACGAAACCTACTACCAGGGCGTGTTCCGTTGCAACCAGGTGTTGCAACATGTTCCGGGTATTGAGATGGACCAGGCACTTAAAAACCGTTTGCTAGGGCAGGCATATTTCCTGAGAGGTTTGTATTTCTACCACCTGGTAAACTTCTGGGGTAATGTGCCGCTTCCTTTAACAACAGCAAGCGAAATTGGAAGTTATAAGATACCTCAGTCCACACCAGAGCAAGGCTGGAACCAGGTGATCAGCGATTTTACCAAAGCTGCAGAAATGCTTCCGGCGAGATATGCTACACTAACAGGACCTGACAAAGGCGATCTTGGTCGTGCGACCAAAGGAGCTGCAATGGCTTTTCTTGGAAAGGCATACCTGTTCAACAAAAAGTATACAGAAGCGGCAGCACAGTTCAAAGCGATCATGGATATGAACTTGTATAGCCTGGTGCCTAACTACCGTGACAATTTTACTGAAGTAAGTGAGAACAATTCTGAGTCACTTTTTGAAGTACAATTTTCAAGAGATGCAGGCGGCAGAGACTTAGGCTGGGGCGGACCTCCGCAACCAGGTTGGGGTAAAACATCTGCCCGTGCCATCACTTATGCACCACGTGGCTTTGGCTGGACAGACGTACAGCCTACACGTACTGTATTGAATGATTTCCGTCTCGAAAAAACTGTAGACAATAAGGTGGATCCGCGTTTACTGTCAACCATTTTTTACAATGATACAGTAGATACCAAGCTTCCCACCACACCAATGTACCAGACTACTTTCCAGGCGCATTATGCTAACAATGCTGCAGATCGTAACGACCTGTACTGCAAGAAATACCAGAACTACCTTGGCAACAGGCCTGATGAATTTGACTGGCGTTCTGGTATCAACGAACGCATCATGCGTTATGCAGATGTATTGCTGATGTATGCTGAATGCCTGAATGAGATGGGACAAACCAATGCAGCTTATCCCATCATACAACAAGTGCGCAGCCGTGTAAATCTTCCAAACCTTGCTACCGTAAAACCTAACATGACACAAGCACAAATGCGCGATCAGCTGGCGCATGAGCGTTTGCTGGAGTTCAGCCAGGAAGGTCATCGTTTTGATGATATCCGTCGCTGGGGATGGTTACAGGACCCTTCTAAGCTGGCATTGCTAAAACAAAGAGATCCGGAATTCAACACGTATGCTCCGGGCCGTGAATATTTCCCTCTGCCACAGAGAGAGATAGATCTGAACCCGGGTTACAAGCAAAACCCCGGTTATTAA